The nucleotide sequence gttgcccaggctggagtgcaatggcatgatctcggctcactgcaacctccccctcccgggttcaagcaattctcccgctcagcctcccaagtggctgggattacaggtgcccgctaccatgcctggctaagttttctatttttagtagagatgaggtttcaccatgttggtcaggctggtcttgaactgctgacctcaggcgatccacccacctcggcctccaaagtgctgggattacaggtgtgagccatcgcgcccagccagcaatcctatttttctatttgtctacATTGTCTCAAAGGATATTACCAAAATTAGATTATTGCTGgatggtaaaattaaaaaaaaaatttatccttaTTTCACATGTTCATAacctgtatttaatattttatgcaataataatttaaataaatatatttctcttaggaatttaaagtatatttaaaatgttttttgggccaggtgcagtggctcatgcctataatcccagcactttgggaggccaaggctggagtatcacttgaaactgggaaccagcctgggaaacataacaagaccctcatccctacaaaaaataaaaataaacattagctgAGCATAATGGCATGTGcttatagccccagctacttgggaagctgaggtgtgaggactgtttgagaccaggagtttgacgctgcagtgagttataagctatgattgcaccactgcactccagcctgggtgacaaagtgagaccttgtctcatacacacaaaatttttttttaagtcttcgtttttaaatggcaaaagcCAAAACAAACCTTGCAAAGTTAATATTTAAGCTGTGACATTAAACAAAAATTTCCTTAAATAAATCGTTCTATTTTATCCTAGATTGTAGATGTAAATGGCAATGTTCTACCTCCTGGACAAGAAGGAGATATTGGCATTCAAGTTCTACCTAACCGACCATTTGGCCTTTTTGCTCATTATGCAGTAAGTGACTTACTAAATAatctcttattttctattttatttcttaagtgcTTGGTAATGATCCCTGTTTGCCACAAAACATACCTAGGATAGATACTTGACCCTTTCTTGACAGATTGGTTGTCCTGAATAGTAATCCCAAAGACAAGAAATTGAAGACATACCCAAATTCTTGCTGAAGAAAAGCATGCTGGTCTCCTGAGGCTAGATCACTGTTCCAGGTCCATGAAGGCAAGAGGAAGGGACCCGAGAAAGAAGATGGCCTCTTATCATCCCATGATCCTCTCATTTATCAAACAAAACCCGCTCATTTTCCTGAAATCCAAGTAGTGCTCTTTCTTTTCAGGAAGAGTGAGAGGGACAGGGGATGCGGGGGTGGTGGGATTAAGCAAATGTCTTTCACGAGAGGCTTTCTAAGCTCCTTACTGtttgcaagaatattttcatctCTAATCACGGTATACAAATTAGAGCAAAGTCTCTATCATATAATAAAAGATCCAGATGCTACTTGCCcgtgtattttatataatttaacagTATCTTGTTCATTTCTCTTATGTCAGACTTGCAGAACCAGTTCTATTActgtgtaaaacaaaacaaaacacaaaaacaaaacaaacctgtcTGCTCTTTATTAGGTGTCAGTGCTTTCTTTTGACTCCAAGTAtttacttctctcttttcctgccaGCATTATATATTAATCAGTTAGCAAAAGACTTAATTTAGTTTACTCCTCTGAGCTCctgcaatatttattttgtaatctaAGAAAAACCTTAAGATGGAAACATGCCTAATCTTTGTAACTGTAGTTTACCTTTCTTCTGTTGGGCTAGCTCCATGCTGGAATTTCATCCTTATTTTCACACTCTATCTCTTCCTAACTCTAATGCTTCTCAAAGGAGCCAAACTTTTCTGCTTccttgaacatttaaaaatccaactgAGGGCcgggagtagtggctcatgcctgtaatctcagcactttgggaggccgaggtgggcggatcacttgaggtaaggagtttaacatcagcctggtcaacatggggaaactccatctctgcgaaaatatacaaaaattagccaggcgtggtggtgcacgtctatagtcccagctacttgggaggctaaggcaggagaatcgcttgaacccgggaggcagaggttgcaatgagccaagatcgtactactgcactccagcctgggtgatagaatgagactctgtctcggggagaaaaaaaaaaaattccagttgaCCAGAGGAGTTGGATtcacaataataacaaaatgctATTTGCTTTGCAGGATGATCCTTCAAAAACAGCTTCAACTCTACGAGGCAATTTCTATATCACTGGGGACAGAGGGTATATGGATGAAGATGGGTATTTTTGGTTTGTTGCAAGATCAGATGATATCATATTATCCTCTGggtaattttcttttccatatgtGCATATTGTCTGTGTTAACTGGTGATCAGTGTTCTAGAGTGAACCTGTCACTCACCTGTATATATTCCTGCCATGTGTGTTTCTAGTTATCGAATTGGACCATTTGAGGTAGAAAATGCCCTGAATGAACACCCTTCAGTTGCAGAGTCAGCTGTTGTCAGCAGCCCAGACCCCATCAGAGGAGAGGTAAAAGAACTGATTCATGTCAACTTTATAATTTGTTGGCAATTTAACACATACTTACGAACAGTAGCTCAATGAAACAGAATTAACCAAATGATTCATTCACTAAATATGCAAGTCAGATAGAAATACGCTAGTCAGAAAGAACTGCTACAAAATAAGATTGAATTATGAGTTGTAGCTCTGATcctaacagacaaacaaacaaaataaggcTGAAAATATGTACTAGAAAGAATTTGAATTCCTTCCATGGTGGACTAGGGCAAAGATGGTGTGAATGTCAGGCTCACACCAGGATGGGGTGACCAAAGGCAGCTGGATAGGATAAAGTTGTTACCCAGAAGGTCTGGAAACCAACAAGGTCCCTGGTGTAGTGAGGGAGAATGGGCTGGCATCAGATGTCAGAAGTGGGAACCAGAGGCCAGAACTGAGGTAACCATAAGCAGTCTGGGTAGGTAAATAAGTAGAGGTTTCAGGAAGTAAACTCTGAATAACACCGGAGTCCTGAAAGCCCATTCCTATTGGGGCTGACCATGCAGTATTTTGGCTTGAAAGTACCATGCCAGGCAGCCTCCTGTGTTTTGCCTGTATGTCTACAACATGCCCCTAGGGTTTCTCTAGGCGAGTTACGAGTTCCCACAAGTATTTCTTCAATCCATGTCACTTCTAACACTGAACCCAAGTTTTGAAGATGATATTCATGTCACTACAAATCCAGAACTTTCTGTACCATGTATTCAAGCTCCTTATCTCAAATCCTAGGTATAGGGCTTCAAGCACAGGGCACAGGGCAGAGTTAGAAGGTATCCAATCTCAGGGATGAAATAGGTCCTCAAGTTTaaggcaggctgggcatggtggctcacacctgtaatcctagcactttgggaggctgaggtgggtggatcacctgaggtcaggagtttgagactagcctggtcaacatggtgaaaccctgtctccactaaaaatacaaaaattacccaggtatggtggagcatgcctgtaatccctgctacttgggaggctgaggcaggagaatcacttggacccaggacggggaggttgcagtgagccaagactgtgccactgcgctccagcctgggtaacagaacgagactccgtctcaaaaagataaaaataaaaaataaaaaagtttaaggTAAAAATGGGAGATGTGCATGTTACAGTGGAGGGTGGATCTCCCCCAGGAATGATTCCCCTAACTGATCTTTGATGCCAGAAGATACCCTGTAAGTCCTCCTGGATGGCCCAAAGTTGTTCCAGATATAGCCCAGTGGCTGGGAATTGGTAGTTTGTCAAGTTGCTAGGATAACAATCGCTATTTACTGTGAAAGGATATATTCCAGGCAGCTAAGGGCAGGGGAAACAGTCAGTGATTACTGGCTTGTCTCTTTGCCCTGAACACCCCCGGCAAGGTTTCACGAGTCTTAGCTCTTCCTGTACCTCTCCCCTACCATCAGTCATCATCAGTTTTACCCACCTCAACAGGTGCTTACTTGGGACAGGATGGTAGCTGAGCCTTTCGGAACAGGGTTGGCTTGGCAGCCACTTGATGTCCTAGAGTACAGTATAGGAAAGATCTATAAGTGGGTTGTGGGCCCCTCACAGCTCTGGGGTCTTGGCATAGGGCTTGGATTAGTCAGAGTGAGGGGGAAAGTGTGGCCAGTTTCCCAACAGTGGTGGGCTGCAGCATTTCCTGGTAGAAGATGTGAGTGGGTGTCTCAAATGAGGTGTGCATGAACAAAACGGCCATGTGCTCCGTGCCTCCCTTTCTGCTGCCAGGCCTATTCTAGCTGGGTTAGGTCCTTTTCCAGGCTGGGTCTTGCCAGGCAGGGTAATTGGGTAGCAAGTTCCAGAATtgattaaaaagaatatttggaTCTGAAATACCATTTTAACATTGGAATGTGAAATAAAGACTTGAGGAATATTTGTGTAGATCACTAGGTTCTTAAATTTTTGGGATCACATACCTCTTTGAGAATTTGAAGAAAACCATAGGCCACTGTTAAGACTTatgcaatgatggaaatgttctatatttgcACCATCCAATGTGATAGCCATGCATGGCTATCAatcacttgaaatgtggctagtgtgactgagagtatttaatcttatttaattttaattgatttaaattGAAATAGCCACACGTGGCTAGTGGCTATCATATTGAATGGCACAGCCATAgacttttctcagaaaactacaaGATTTTGCAGAATTTCAGAGAGATTTGAAGCCCACTTATGCATTCTGGGTTAAAAAATAAGacccaggctgggcgcagtggctcaagcctgtaatcccagcactttgggaggccgagacgggtggatcacgaggtcaggagatcgagaccatcctggctaacgtggtgaaaccccgtctctactaaaaaaatacaaaaaactagctgggcggggtggcgggcgcctgtagtcccagctactcaggagcctgaggcaggagaatggcgtgaacccaggaggcggagcttgcagtgagctgagatctggccactgcactccagcctgggcgacagagtgagactctgtctcaaaaaaaaaaaaaagacccaaactTCTTGTAATTCTATGACTACAACTAAGAGCTAATGTTTTTGATgacttactatgtgcctggcattaTACATCTATGCtaattcatttaatcatcataatctcttttacagagaaggaaactgaggcacaaagagattaCCTAACTTGTCCAACATTACATAACAAACTGTGACTTGAACCCAGCTGTTCTGACTTCAGAGTTCATATTCTTACCCATGTTAGGTTGTTTCttgttaatttaatattttctgtagtagtttaaaaatataaaggagaCTTTATCCAAGTTGTAGGAATCGTCAATATGTGAACCAGtattgcagtttttaaaataatttacctttGAATGACTCACTTGTAACaagcataattttttaatttgtaaaaatgttGTTAATGCAGCATTAtaaaattttgacattttataaaatgtcaaaCAATGAATGGAACAAAATTATAtccatagacacacacagacacaagggTTCACAACTGCCCCATGatacatgtaaattaaaaatgttcaagtgttgttgttattttttccttttttttcttagagacaaagtctcactctgttgcccaggctgctctcgaactcctgggctcaagcaatcctcctacctcggcctcccaaatgttgggagtacaggcgtgacccactgcgcctggccacaaggGTTTCGGGTAAAGACAAAAATGGGTAATTGCTCATAAAATGTCAAATTGCCCACTAGTGAACAGTTTTccatatgtgaaaaaaattataacttcAAGTCTGTTTCTCACCAAATGGCTGTCCtaatttgtttcaaataattcCTTTTCAATCAAACCTTTACTCCCAGATCAGTGGATAGGAAATGTTGCCAGCTTATCTTTAAATAGGATTTCAGGCACTTAAGTGCAGGATATTTAATCATAAAAAAGCTTCAGGGGACTCTTCCGGAACTGTGCCTACAGGGAAGCATCATTCCATAGCCAGCTGTGGGCTGGTAATCTGGCTTTGGAGGTACATACTGGTTGATGCACCTAGACTCATGCCTCTAGGGAAGGCAGTAAATGGCAGTCCTGGTAGTGCCCTAGGAGAGAAAATGACAAGACTCCAAATTTACCTGAAAGGGGGCTATGAGGGATGGcctatctttctgtcttctccatTACAGGTCCAAAAACTAGGCAGAGTTTTCAAAACATTTCTAGGAAGGATAAAATTTGGAGAACAGGATTTGTAAGCATAAAGTAATAATGTCTTTCTTGGCTTCTACCAGTTAAAGGCCACCATGATTTCTACTCTTGTTCCTAAGGACCATGGAAATGGATCAGAGCAATAAAAAAGTGGCTGCTGGAATCTTCACAGCCTTGTATAAAGACTGCATGTTCTCTGTGAACTGTTCCCTTCAACAAAGACATGGCAAACTTGGCGTGACTACTGTTTATAAGTAATCCCCATGCTGAGGGCTAGGCTGGACCAGGCTGGGTTGTTATAGGGGTCCCAGAGGCTCTCCTGTATTAGGTACAAACCAGGAAATGTGTGAATTAACTGGCTGGCTTAAGAGCACAGATCTGGGATCAAACTTTATTAAAACACACTGGCCCACCCCACCAGGCATGTAGATTCTCAGAGCAAGCACACAAGACatactaaaacatacaaatgcATAACTCATTTTCCTGgtgtttcaaatatttattttaggtaGTAAAGGCTTTTATTGTTCTAAATCCTGATTACAAGTCACATGATCAAGAACAACTAATAAAGGAGATTCAGGAGCATGTTAAAAAAACTACAGCACCTTACAAATATCCCAGAAAGGTAGGCATCctaattataacaaatatttgctcagtgttatggaaaatttcaactgtttatttttacattttaatgaatattttcttcacACATGCTACACCACATGTCCCAAACTGAACTGATGACATATGGGTAAAAATCAGAATCTTTGAGATTAAAATGAAACCCTGAACCTATTTTGTTTGATCCTTTGGCTTACTGGACTTGCAGTAAATACTTAATATCAAGACAAGTTTCCTAACAATACCCTTTTCCCTATTTTGGTTTTACCCAAAACCCATTCCAAAGACTATTCTAATTCTTCCACCTAGAATTCATAATCAAACTGCTATATAATTGGCTTTATGTAAAGATAAAAATTTCCAGGCTAATTTTCTTCCTCTTGATGCCAACAGGTAGAATTTATTCAAGAGCTGCCAAAGACTATCAGtgggaagacaaaaagaaatgaactgagaaagaaagaatggaagacaatttaaatttgtttcattaattaccatatctataaaacaaacataGTATCTGTCAATCTCTAGAAACCACAGGATGATGGAGACGTGATAAAAACTGTGGTAGTATGCTTAGAaactgttgattttttaaaatatcttgtggTTATGATATCAGAGgctaaattttgaaataaaatatttggcaaaTTCCTCCACATTAGTGTCAATGTTCCTAtcatttcttaatataaaaatgtcatcaattgctgatttttaaatgtatagtatAGAAGCAGTTTCTGAACCAAATCTCTGCTACATAGATTTTCAAACTTTAGTTGACTAATTATTTTGATATGTTGATACACAAATCAGAACCAATGTTCAAGCCgtgaaataaaactaaagaacttgtaaaagtttttagaaaaatataaaatatcagaaGATTATGATAATTCTCAAAGTACAAGAATCTACCTGAAAATAGACCAGGGATTTTTATTAGTCACAttttttgcaaataatttaaaaatagtttaaaacttgtttcggccgggcgcggtggctcaagcctgtaatcccagcactttgggaggccgaggcgggcggatcacgaggtcaggagatcgagaccatcctggctaacacggtgaaactccgtctctactaaaaatacaaaaagaaattagccgggcgtggtggcgggcgcctgtagtcccagctactccggaggctgaggcaggagaatggcgtgaacccgggaggcggagcttgcagtgagccgagatcgcgccactgcactccagtctgggcgacagagcgagactccgtctcaaaaaaaaaaaaacaaaaaaaaacttgtttcaaGGTCTAACTATAAAAGAAGGATCATATACTATTGTTGcttattatatgtaataaatacTGTTTACAAAAGATTACATTTGTGGTTCCTGAAGAAAGTATGATAAATTCAGTaaacattaatatataaaataaaaataaaatagcgtAAGATGTTATCAGAATACTCATGTTTGGAAATTCAAGGAACAATTAGGATTCATACATGAAAGGTTATCAATTCCTCATTGAAGGCCTGAGTCTCAAAGAATTTTTGGTGAAAATACTTAAATTTCTGTCACAAATATGGCTCGTTTCTGGTGAATTAAATGTGACTCCCCCTGTGGAATGAGATGGAACCATGCTGTTGGCTCTTTCCTTTTGAAGTGTTTGTTCCCATTTGAAATAACCacaacattttctgttttcttggtaTTTCCCAATAGGGCAACAATAGAAGACTTTCCCGTGGTTTGGTCCATTATTAGAAACAACAAGTCTCTTAGATCTTCGACCACACTTGCATAAGGGAGGTGTCATTTTCCCACTCTTCCAAGGCTCTTGTAGGTTAACTGTAGAAGTTAATATAGGTGGGAGATGCTTCCAGGAAGAACTTCTTACTGAGGAGCAATCAGATGATGTAGGCTTTTCTTCATGAATAGTGAAGGGTTGTTTTTTTGCTGGTGGGAAAGCTTGGGAACTGCGTGGATTCCTTTTGGTACCACCTGAAAGAAGAGAATGTTTCCCCAAAACTAAAGGATGAGACATACTGGCATTAACTCTGTTGAAGGTACCTGATTTGTGTTCAGGTAACTTAAAGGCAGAAATATCTGAACCTGGATCTTTGGCTTCTTTTACATTATAAATAGTAGTGTGAGGACTCTTGTACACAATAGAGTTAGAAGTCTCAGATTTTTTAGGAGTTTCCTCTATGTCTCCAAAGTTTTCATGACTTGGCATTTCCAATTCTTTCAAAACCATTAATCCTTCTccagaattaaatgaaatctcTAAGTCTGAGTCACTAATGGGAACTGTACAGTCTATGTTTTTCTTAGGCTGAGACGCTGGCAGTAAAACCACATCCTCCCAATCAGCCAACATAGGTAAACTGTCCAGAGTAGAGCTCATTTCCAAATCAGAAACATGATGAACAGTTGGAATGGTGGTAGAAACAAGTACCAATTCTGAACCAACTGTTGAAGACTTAAATTTGGTATTAAATGCAAGATGCtcattttttccttgcttttgcaTATAGATAGGTGAATTCAAGGTAGGAGACTGCAACTGCCCCAGAGAAGTAGAGGACTTAGTATTAAAAACAGATAAGCAACTTTTGACATTGTGAAGACTTGCTTTTACATTGTTCTTTACTTGTAATTGATCCTGTTGTGCCTTTATAGGAGAATTTGCACAAATTGACTTCATTTGAACTTTTTCATGAggatttattgtatttttaggcTCATTATTATATATGCTGGGACCCTGGATGCTAATGGTACAGGCAGACATTTCTTCAACTTGATTTATATTCAAATTTCTGGCCAGAATGCTGGAATTCTTAGTGGGAACCTATGATTCCACAGACAAATGCAATAGCTTTAGAAACTCTGCATTCATAATTTCTTCAGTATACAGTTT is from Macaca fascicularis isolate 582-1 chromosome 20, T2T-MFA8v1.1 and encodes:
- the ERI2 gene encoding ERI1 exoribonuclease 2 isoform X1 produces the protein MATKRLARQLGLIRRKSIAPANGNLGRSKSKQLFDYLIVIDFESTCWNDGKRHHSQEIIEFPAVLLNTSTGQIESEFQAYVQPQEHPILSEFCMELTGIKQAQVDEGVPLKICLSQFCKWIHKIQQQKNIIFATGVSEPSTSEVKLCAFVTWSDWDLGVCLEYECKRKQLLKPVFLNSWIDLRATYKLFYRRKPKGLSGALQEVGIEFSGREHSGLDDSRNTALLAWKMIRDGCVMKITRSLNKVPTKNSSILARNLNINQVEEMSACTISIQGPSIYNNEPKNTINPHEKVQMKSICANSPIKAQQDQLQVKNNVKASLHNVKSCLSVFNTKSSTSLGQLQSPTLNSPIYMQKQGKNEHLAFNTKFKSSTVGSELVLVSTTIPTVHHVSDLEMSSTLDSLPMLADWEDVVLLPASQPKKNIDCTVPISDSDLEISFNSGEGLMVLKELEMPSHENFGDIEETPKKSETSNSIVYKSPHTTIYNVKEAKDPGSDISAFKLPEHKSGTFNRVNASMSHPLVLGKHSLLSGGTKRNPRSSQAFPPAKKQPFTIHEEKPTSSDCSSVRSSSWKHLPPILTSTVNLQEPWKSGKMTPPLCKCGRRSKRLVVSNNGPNHGKVFYCCPIGKYQENRKCCGYFKWEQTLQKERANSMVPSHSTGGVTFNSPETSHICDRNLSIFTKNSLRLRPSMRN
- the ERI2 gene encoding ERI1 exoribonuclease 2 isoform X2, with amino-acid sequence MELTGIKQAQVDEGVPLKICLSQFCKWIHKIQQQKNIIFATGVSEPSTSEVKLCAFVTWSDWDLGVCLEYECKRKQLLKPVFLNSWIDLRATYKLFYRRKPKGLSGALQEVGIEFSGREHSGLDDSRNTALLAWKMIRDGCVMKITRSLNKVPTKNSSILARNLNINQVEEMSACTISIQGPSIYNNEPKNTINPHEKVQMKSICANSPIKAQQDQLQVKNNVKASLHNVKSCLSVFNTKSSTSLGQLQSPTLNSPIYMQKQGKNEHLAFNTKFKSSTVGSELVLVSTTIPTVHHVSDLEMSSTLDSLPMLADWEDVVLLPASQPKKNIDCTVPISDSDLEISFNSGEGLMVLKELEMPSHENFGDIEETPKKSETSNSIVYKSPHTTIYNVKEAKDPGSDISAFKLPEHKSGTFNRVNASMSHPLVLGKHSLLSGGTKRNPRSSQAFPPAKKQPFTIHEEKPTSSDCSSVRSSSWKHLPPILTSTVNLQEPWKSGKMTPPLCKCGRRSKRLVVSNNGPNHGKVFYCCPIGKYQENRKCCGYFKWEQTLQKERANSMVPSHSTGGVTFNSPETSHICDRNLSIFTKNSLRLRPSMRN